Proteins encoded within one genomic window of Corynebacterium aurimucosum:
- a CDS encoding MalY/PatB family protein: MHFPSLKELSARGTRKWTVYDEDILPLWIAESDFLTAPAVKEAIQEAVDAESFGYTPAPKASELNAALADFYEARYGWRPEHVFWIGDVVRGLLLGVQYFTEGAVAVPVPSYPPLLELPETAGREKIETSLELDDIERAFKAGAGSILLSHPYNPLGIVFDEDWLRGLVELADKYDARILSDEIHAPLVYEGRHIPLGALSDRVITVTATSKAWNTAGLKCAQVIFSNTADVERWNSLTGVAKDGTGTLGVLAAEAAYRHGGEFLDEEIEYLKKTRDWLVEELPKRVPGLKTSHPQATYLLWLDFSETAIGDNPKPAAWVREHAKVALNEGVTFGTGGEHHARLNFATSRELLEEALDRLEKAFS, encoded by the coding sequence ATGCATTTCCCTAGCCTGAAAGAACTCTCTGCCCGCGGCACCCGCAAGTGGACCGTCTATGACGAGGACATCCTTCCACTGTGGATCGCTGAATCAGACTTCCTCACCGCACCGGCGGTCAAGGAGGCCATCCAAGAGGCTGTCGACGCCGAGTCCTTCGGCTACACCCCGGCACCCAAGGCCTCTGAGCTCAACGCGGCGCTAGCGGATTTCTATGAAGCGCGTTATGGCTGGCGCCCAGAACACGTCTTCTGGATCGGGGATGTGGTGCGCGGCCTGCTGCTCGGCGTGCAGTACTTCACCGAGGGCGCGGTGGCCGTGCCGGTCCCCTCTTACCCGCCGCTGCTGGAGCTGCCGGAGACCGCCGGGCGCGAGAAGATTGAGACCTCGCTGGAGCTCGACGATATCGAGCGCGCCTTTAAGGCCGGCGCCGGCTCCATCCTGCTCTCCCACCCCTATAACCCGCTCGGCATTGTCTTTGATGAGGACTGGCTGCGGGGGCTCGTGGAGCTGGCAGATAAATACGATGCCCGCATCCTCTCCGACGAGATCCACGCCCCGCTCGTCTACGAAGGCCGCCACATCCCGCTCGGCGCCTTGTCCGACCGCGTTATTACCGTCACCGCCACGTCCAAGGCGTGGAACACCGCGGGCTTGAAGTGCGCGCAGGTGATCTTCTCCAATACTGCGGATGTCGAGCGCTGGAACTCGCTGACCGGCGTGGCTAAGGACGGCACCGGCACGCTCGGTGTCTTGGCTGCGGAGGCTGCCTACCGCCACGGTGGGGAGTTCCTTGACGAGGAGATTGAGTACCTGAAGAAGACCCGCGATTGGCTGGTGGAGGAGTTACCCAAGCGCGTTCCGGGCCTCAAGACTTCCCACCCGCAGGCCACCTACCTGCTGTGGTTGGACTTTAGCGAGACCGCCATTGGGGATAACCCGAAGCCTGCGGCCTGGGTGCGCGAGCACGCCAAGGTAGCCCTCAATGAGGGTGTCACCTTCGGCACGGGCGGTGAGCATCATGCCCGTCTTAATTTTGCAACCTCCCGTGAGCTGCTCGAAGAGGCACTCGACCGGCTGGAGAAAGCATTTAGCTAA
- a CDS encoding ABC transporter ATP-binding protein, whose protein sequence is MNSILRIVRSASALWPFYLGVLITASVTAILSLLTPFILREATDTVVAGGPLRTILWWVVALFVADALGNVVKNIGGYIGDVMVARLRQILSTRYFAKLLSVPQGYYDNQVTGTIIARLDRSIANITQFLQSFSNNFFVMLIQAAAVLVITAVYYWPLAILLAALFPIYMWLTALTSERWQKFEAIKNENIDVANGRFAEVIGQVKVTKSFVAEARELASFGSHYRTVVDTTKPQSRWWHSMDTARGAAMALIFLGIYGLIFWRTLEGHFSIGDMVMLLQLVNMAKQPVFMMSWIVDVSQRAIAGSKDYFKVMEEIPEPTVNPQLVDAAETSDVPELDLTPAKPLRPAEGPVFAFEDVSFSYESDKPVVADITFAAQEGHKVALVGESGGGKSTLVNLLLGLYQPTEGKLTVLGHDAAELTAERLRASVGVVFQESYLFSGTIRENIAYGKPGATMEEIVDVAKRANAHGFIEEFPDGYDTVIGERGLKLSGGQKQRVAVARAMLKDAPILVLDEATSALDTKAERAVQAGLDELMKNRTTLIIAHRLSTIADVDTIITLDRGRISEIGAPAELAQSGGIYAELLRLTQSASAADRQRLKKYGFVQATDE, encoded by the coding sequence ATGAACTCTATTCTCCGCATCGTCCGCAGCGCCTCCGCTCTGTGGCCTTTCTATCTTGGCGTCCTTATCACCGCGTCAGTCACCGCGATTCTGTCGCTGCTGACACCTTTCATCCTCCGCGAAGCCACCGATACCGTCGTCGCAGGCGGACCACTGCGCACCATTCTGTGGTGGGTCGTAGCACTCTTTGTGGCGGACGCGCTGGGCAACGTGGTGAAGAATATCGGCGGCTATATCGGCGATGTGATGGTCGCACGCCTGCGCCAGATTCTTTCGACGCGCTACTTTGCCAAGCTGCTCTCCGTGCCGCAAGGTTATTACGACAACCAGGTTACCGGCACCATCATTGCGCGCTTGGACCGCTCGATTGCGAATATCACGCAATTCCTGCAGTCCTTCTCCAATAACTTCTTCGTCATGCTCATCCAGGCCGCGGCGGTGCTAGTCATCACCGCGGTGTACTACTGGCCGCTGGCCATCCTGCTGGCTGCGCTCTTCCCCATCTATATGTGGCTCACCGCGCTGACCTCGGAGCGCTGGCAAAAGTTTGAGGCCATTAAGAACGAGAACATCGACGTGGCCAATGGGCGCTTCGCGGAGGTCATCGGACAGGTGAAGGTAACCAAGTCCTTTGTCGCCGAGGCCCGTGAGCTGGCTTCCTTCGGTTCGCATTACCGCACGGTGGTGGATACCACGAAGCCGCAGTCGCGCTGGTGGCATTCCATGGACACCGCGCGCGGCGCGGCCATGGCGCTGATCTTCTTGGGCATCTATGGCCTAATCTTCTGGCGCACCTTGGAGGGCCACTTCTCCATCGGTGACATGGTCATGCTCCTGCAGCTGGTGAACATGGCCAAGCAGCCGGTGTTCATGATGAGCTGGATCGTGGATGTCAGCCAGCGCGCCATCGCCGGCTCCAAGGACTACTTCAAGGTCATGGAGGAAATCCCGGAGCCCACGGTCAACCCGCAGCTGGTCGACGCCGCTGAAACCTCCGACGTGCCGGAGCTCGACCTCACCCCGGCCAAGCCGCTGCGCCCCGCAGAAGGCCCGGTCTTCGCCTTCGAGGACGTGTCCTTCTCCTATGAATCGGATAAGCCGGTCGTCGCCGACATCACCTTCGCCGCCCAAGAAGGCCACAAGGTCGCGCTCGTCGGCGAGTCCGGCGGCGGCAAGTCCACCCTGGTCAACCTACTGTTAGGCCTCTACCAACCCACGGAGGGAAAGCTGACGGTACTGGGCCACGACGCCGCGGAGCTCACCGCGGAGCGCCTGCGCGCTTCAGTCGGCGTGGTCTTCCAGGAGTCCTATCTTTTCTCCGGCACCATTCGGGAAAACATCGCTTATGGCAAGCCGGGCGCCACGATGGAGGAGATCGTGGACGTCGCCAAGCGCGCCAATGCACACGGCTTCATCGAAGAATTCCCCGATGGCTACGACACCGTCATCGGCGAGCGCGGCCTCAAGCTCTCCGGCGGGCAGAAACAGCGCGTGGCCGTGGCGCGCGCCATGCTGAAGGACGCCCCCATCCTCGTCCTCGACGAGGCCACCTCGGCGCTGGACACCAAGGCTGAGCGCGCCGTGCAGGCCGGTCTGGACGAGCTCATGAAGAACCGCACCACGCTCATCATCGCGCACCGCCTGTCCACCATCGCGGACGTGGACACCATCATCACCCTAGACCGCGGCCGCATCTCCGAGATTGGCGCGCCAGCGGAGCTGGCGCAATCGGGCGGCATCTACGCCGAGCTGCTGCGGCTGACCCAATCCGCCTCCGCCGCCGACCGCCAACGGTTGAAAAAATACGGATTCGTCCAAGCCACCGACGAGTAA